The following proteins come from a genomic window of Triticum aestivum cultivar Chinese Spring chromosome 6A, IWGSC CS RefSeq v2.1, whole genome shotgun sequence:
- the LOC123127614 gene encoding telomere length regulation protein TEL2 homolog has translation MPSKPSSAMAVAAASPAGGGGVARLEALAMDKVAEAADAVAIASSAGEVVRAIHAVAVLLFPVDSATVAGTLDEPIKSQIISVLSLSHDERESWRRAFYHGPAFPTMSKILLGNIALKWLRQIHNTVRKEVYDSFFVRGPPTEVIQALVPALSQNENSKEDHNIFCLNIERLLILCLLENKGVGQIVAEFMFLNKHNDRVLNPDRTTFISRLAQLLASVPDKARMGASSALTASSFFKSVVSQLLVRAEEAAIESSANKEFNEQDALSSVLLFVGEVLSRVSRRGSTGILVAELIPMIRNHLQRCVAPDCKTIIPDMIKHVPQSRFWFNVVEALRDQHSIERLTEEMLRQLASHHLNDEEAYWILWTLFNQSIMHIAVMRAMFIDKFLLWKTFPLCCLRWILHYAVFEFPPNSVAEAQMRRPSNFLVTLQSLVTVWSKKEFVQSYSVEQQAYITAAIGLCLENMSKEELEMNRDVLNCILQGVSCRLESPIDLVRKMASAVALTFSKVVDPKNPLYLDDDCSENVDWEFGVLSPKEITAPSHDVEFGSKSKPCPRKNRKHAGDKKGKTIKHDISDNRVKIVEIKSKLDSDEMSGAAINFEEHYDEESINIDASSDSSLEPYDLSDDDTDLQKNFTHLSDLAAALRKPDDLDGVESALSSAEKLVRASPDELRHCSGDLVQALVHVRCSDVAMEGEEDSAEEKRQKALVALLVTSPFESLDVLTKLLYSSSVDTSQRILVIDVMTEAAQELAETKIVKSEQRHGNLISDTSPSWLVPRDSGPVGASPWREVSEAGSLLKNWSHRYEREVPSRVKSGKSRKWGLGKAKDSQVERSKNRFPLYAAAFMLPVMEGYDKRRHGVDLLNRDFVVLGKLIYMLGVCMKCMAMHPEASAIAPAFLDMIRAREVSQHAEAYVRRSVLFAASCVLIALHPSYVASVLIEGNQDISTGLEWIRTWALRIAEADPDTECTSMAMNCLRLHSEMVLQTSRALESAEHSKAGTRALPSKLDNIIIPFANMMLSDVVLKL, from the exons ATGCCGAGCAAGCCAAGCAGCGCCATGGCAGTGGCCGCGGCctctccggcgggtggcggcggagtcGCACGCCTGGAAGCCCTGGCCATGGACAAGGTGGCGGAGGCGGCCGACGCAGTCGCCATAGCGTCGagcgccggcgaggtggtccgCGCGATCCACGCCGTTgctgtcctcctcttccccgtgGACTCCGCCACTGTCGCTG GCACCTTGGACGAGCCCATCAAAAGCCAG ATTATCAGTGTTCTGAGCCTCAGCCATGATGAAAGGGAGTCTTGGAGGCGTGCCTTTTATCATGGTCCAGCATTTCCTACCATGTCTAAGATATTACTTGGCA ATATTGCTTTGAAGTGGCTACGGCAGATTCACAACACTGTGAGGAAGGAAGTCTATGATTCCTTTTTTGTCAGAGGACCTCCTACTGAAGTGATTCAGGCTCTTGTTCCAGCTTTATCTCAAAATGAAAACTCTAAGGAGGATCATAACATTTTTTGTTTGAACATTGAAAG GCTATTAATATTATGCTTGCTTGAGAATAAGGGGGTGGGCCAGATTGTTGCAGAGTTTATGTTTCTCAATAAGCATAATGATCGCGTTCTCAACCCAGATAGAACAACTTTCATCTCAAGGCTTGCACAACTACTTGCATCTGTTCCAGATAAAGCAAGAATGGGAGCCTCATCTGCGCTTACAGCGTC GTCATTCTTCAAGAGTGTTGTCAGCCAACTTCTTGTTCGAGCGGAAGAAGCAGCTATCGAGTCGTCTGCTAACAAAGAGTTTAACGAACAGGATGCACTAAGTTCTGTGTTGCTCTTTGTGGGTGAAGTGTTATCCCGTGTTAGCCGTCGTGGATCTACTG GCATTTTAGTTGCTGAATTGATCCCTATGATCCGCAATCACTTACAAAGATGTGTAGCACCAGACTGTAAGACGATAATTCCTGACATGATCAAGCATGTTCCTCAGTCTCGGTTTTGGTTCAATGTGGTTGAAGCATTGAGAGATCAGCATTCTATTGAAAGATTGACTGAAGAGATGTTGCGCCAACTTGCATCACACCATTTAAATGATGAAGAAGCGTACTGGATTTTGTGGACTCTGTTTAATCAGAGTATCATGCATATTGCTGTTATGAG GGCAATGTTTATTGACAAATTTTTGCTTTGGAAAACATTTCCATTATGCTGCCTGAGATGGATTCTTCATTATGCTGTCTTTGAATTCCCACCAAATTCAGTCGCAGAAGCTCAAATGCGAAGGCCATCAAACTTCCTGGTTACATTGCAAAGTTTAGTTACTGTTTGGTCCAAGAAAGAGTTTGTTCAGTCATATTCAGTGGAGCAACAAGCTT ATATCACTGCAGCAATAGGGTTATGTTTGGAGAACATGTCAAAAGAAGAATTAGAAATGAATAGAGATGTATTAAATTGTATTCTTCAAGGAGTAAGCT GTAGGTTAGAGAGCCCAATTGATTTAGTCCGGAAGATGGCAAGTGCTGTTGCATTGACATTTTCTAAAGTTGTTGATCCAAAAAATCCTCTTTACCTTGATGATGACTGTTCTGAGAATGTTGACTGGGAGTTCGGGGTTCTCTCTCCAAAGGAGATCACAGCTCCTTCACATGATGTAGAGTTTGGAAGCAAATCAAAACCATGTCCACGTAAGAACAGGAAACATGCTGGTGACAAAAAGGGAAAGACCATCAAGCATGATATTTCAGATAACAGAGTAAAAATCGTAGAGATCAAGTCAAAACTAGATTCTGATGAAATGTCTGGCGCTGCTATAAATTTTGAGGAACATTATGACGAGGAAAGCATTAACATTGATGCTTCCAGTGATTCATCCCTGGAGCCGTATGATCTGTCAGATGATGATACTGATTTGCAGAAGAATTTCACACATCTAAGTGATCTTGCAGCTGCACTACGAAAACCTGACGATCTAGATGGT GTTGAAAGCGCTCTTAGTTCTGCCGAAAAGCTTGTGAGAGCATCACCTGATGAGCTGCGCCACTGCTCGGGTGATCTTGTTCAAGCACTGGTACATGTTCGTTGTTCTGATGTTGCGATGGAAGGCGAGGAAGATTCTGCTGAAGAAAAGCGACAGAAGGCATTAGTCGCTTTGCTGGTAACCAGCCCATTTGAATCATTAGATGTTCTTACCAAATTGCTATATTCATCGAGTGTGGATACAAGTCAGCGTATTTTAGTTATTGATGTTATGACTGAGGCAGCACAGGAGCTTGCTGAAACTAAAATTGTAAAGAGTGAACAGCGGCATGGGAACTTGATATCTGATACTTCTCCGTCTTGGCTGGTTCCTAGGGACAGCGGACCTGTTGGGGCAAGCCCTTGGAGAGAGGTATCAGAAGCAGGATCACTTCTGAAAAATTGGTCACACCGGTATGAAAGAGAAGTTCCATCTAGGGTTAAATCAGGAAAATCTCGCAAATGGGGTCTTGGGAAAGCAAAAGATTCGCAGGTGGAGCGGTCAAAAAACAGATTTCCTTTGTATGCTGCTGCATTTATGCTCCCGGTTATGGAAGgatatgacaagagaagacatggGGTGGACTTGCTCAATCGGGATTTTGTTGTCCTAGGTAAATTGATATACATGCTTGGTGTCTGTATGAAGTGCATGGCAATGCATCCGGAAGCATCAGCCATTGCCCCAGCTTTTTTGGATATGATAAGAGCCAG GGAGGTCTCGCAACATGCTGAAGCATATGTGCGAAGGTCTGTGTTATTTGCAGCTTCTTGTGTATTGATAGCCTTGCACCCGTCATATGTTGCATCAGTTCTTATAGAAGGCAACCAGGACATTTCTACTGGTTTAGAATGGATACGTACATGGGCCTTGCGTATTGCTGAAGCTGATCCTGATACAGAGTGCACATCG ATGGCCATGAACTGCCTGCGGCTCCATTCAGAGATGGTGCTCCAGACATCCCGCGCCCTGGAATCTGCGGAACATTCCAAGGCCGGCACCAGGGCACTACCTTCTAAGCTCGACAACATTATAATACCATTTGCAAACATGATGTTATCTGATGTAGTCTTGAAGTTGTAA